Genomic segment of Truepera radiovictrix DSM 17093:
TGGACCGTTCTAGCGCAGCCCGAGAGCCCGCAGGCTCCGCCGCGCGGAGCCGTACGCCTCGTCGCGGCGCCGCGTAAGCCACGTCAGCGCGCCCGGTTGTGGGCGCGACAGCGAGGCGACGAGCGCTTCGGGGGTGGTCCACGGGGTGACCTCGAGGCGCGGTAGCGCGGTGAGGTCGTCGCGCGCCGTGGCGAGGCGGCGCCCGACCGCGCAGGCGGCGCGGTAGCCCGCAGCGCGCACGAGCCGCTGCGTCTCGGCGCGGTGGTGCCCGAAAGGGTAGGCGAAGGTCTCGACGGCCGCGCCCAGCAGCGCCTCGAGGTCGCGCTTGGAGCCTTCGATTTCGTCCCTGGCCGCGCCCTGCGGCAGCTCGTCGAGGTGCGCATGGGTGCGGCTGTGCGCGGCGATCTCGAAGCCGCACGCGTGCAGTCCGGTGAGGTCTCGGGGTCCGAGGACGGCCAGGGCCGCGCCACCCCCCGGCAACCACGCCGCCTTCTTTCCCACGAAGGCGGTCGGGACGAAGATCGTCGCCGGAAAACCGTACTGCATCAACGCTGGCACGGCGTCCTCTAGAAGGTGCTCGAAGGCGTCGTCGAAGGTGATCACCACCGGGCGCTCGGGGGGGTGGGTGCGGTGTAGGAGGTCGCGGAGGGTCATAGGGTGGTAGCCCGCCGCGCAAAGTGCGCCGAGCTGCTCCCGAAAGAGACCGGGGGGGACGAAAAACCGCTCGAGCGCGCTGACGTCGGTGCGGCCCACGCCGTGGTACATGAGGATGGGATACATCGGGGTTCCTTGGGAATGGGGGCGCTCGGGGCGCTACCGTCGGCGCCGCGCCTCGAGGGTGTCGAGCGCGTAGCCGAAAAGGGCGCCGCCGAGGCCGACCGTTCGGAGCAGCAGGCGCTGGGCCGCCCAGCGGTCGCGCTTAAGGAGCCGCGCGGCGTCGCCGGCGAAGGCCTGGGGCAGCACGCGAAGGAGGTAGCGCTGTTCGCTGCGCAGGGCGAGCGCGCTCCGGGTCGCGCGCCGCATCCGCGCCTTTGAACGGCCCTCTCCGAGGCAGCGGCGCCAGAGGTAGGTGGCGCTCAGGCGCGTCTGCGGTACGTGGTGGTGGATCACGGCCGCCGGGTCGTAGATGAAGCGGCCGCCGGGGATCCGCTCCTGGGCCAGGATGCAGAGCTCGGTCTCCTCACAGCCGTAGAGCTCGGTCGCGGTGCGTCCCGTCCCCTCGCGAAAGCCGCCCACGGTGTCGAGCACGCTTTTGCGCACCACCATGCAACCGCCGAAAAGGTTGCGCACCGGACCGGGGCGCTCGGGCAGCCCCGTGTAGGAGCACCCGAGCGCCCACAAAAATTCGGGTGGAAAACCCTGGGCGAGCGCCTCACGCCAGGAGGGTTTGACGTAGCCGCCGGCGCCGAGCACGCGCGGGTCGCTGAACCAGCGGCTGAGCCGCGCGAGCCACTCGGGTTCGGCGACCGCGTCGTCGTCCAAAAAACCCACGAGTTCGCCGCGCGCGAGCGCGCTGCCGGTGTTGCGCGCCCCCGACAACCCCCTACCGTAGCGGTTGGCGACGACCGTGACGCCCGGCCAGGGCTTCTGCTCGAGCCTCGCGAGCAGCTCCGGCGCGTGATCGACCACGACGATGATCTCGAAGGCGCGCTGGCGCTGCTGCAAAAGCGACGCGACGGCGCGCTCGAGCCACTCGAGCCGCTCGGCGGTGTAGGTGCAGATGACCACGGAGGTTCTCAGCGTGCTGGTATCCAAGGGGCTGGTATCGGGGGGGCTGTGGGCGGGCGCGGTGCTGCTTAGCGGTTCCATGGGGGGCGACCCTCCTTCAGGGTGTGGCGCTTACAGAGGCGGTGACGACACCCGCGTAACGGCCGAGGTGCGCGCTACCCGGGAGTGGTCGGAGCTGTCTGAGAGGCTCAGGGGACCCGCGCCCAAACTCGAGTCCCCATCCGGGTGAGCGGCGTGGGGCACGGGCGACTGCAGGGGTCCGTCGGTCCGGAGCGCGCGGCGAGAACGTCTCACGTCCCAACGAGGATAAGGGCTGAGCGTTACGGCGGCGTTCCTGCGCCCCGCCCACGGGGGCGCGGAGGTGCTGATGGGTAAGGAGCTGCCGGAGCGTGCGGTTCGTAGGCTGCTCGGCGCCGCTACGCTCGGGGGCGCCCCCTTTCCGCGACCGCGCGGTTGGGCGTGACGTGGGCGTGAGGGGTGTAGGCAGCGCGCCCGCCCTAGGGGGCGTGATAGCGTACCCCTATGACGAGTACGACCCTCGGCCTCGACCTGGGAGGCACCAAAATCGCCGCCGCGGTGGTTTCGCGAGGTGAGATCCTGAGCCGCACGCAGCTCCCGACCCCGCGCACCGGTTACGAGGCCGTTTTAGGCGCCCTCGAGACGGCCGCGCGGGAGCTCCTCGCGGAGCACCCCGAGGTCGAGCGCGTCGGTCTCGGGTCGCCCGGCCCCCTCGACATCGCCGCGGGGCGGGTGATCTTCGCCCCCAACATCCCGGGGATGGAGCAGGCGCCCGTCGCGCGCGACCTCAGCGCGCGGCTCGGGCTCCCCGTGGTGCTCGAAAACGACGCCAACGCCGCCGGGTACGCCGAACACCTCTACGGCGCGGCGCAGGCGCTCGAGAGCAGCATCTACGTCACCATCTCGACGGGTATCGGCGGCGGCGTGTTCGTCGGCGAGCGCGTGATCCGCGGGGTGCACGGGGTCGCGGGCGAGGTCGGCCACATGACCCTGCTCCCCGGCGGGCCCCTCTGCGGCTGCGGCCAGCACGGTTGCTGGGAGGCGCTCGCGGCGGGGCGGGCGGTCGCGCGCGACGCTTCGCACGCCTACGGCTTTGCGCTCACGACCGCGCAGGTCTTCGACCGCGCCCGGGCGGGGGAGCGCCTGGCGCTGCGCGTCGTGGAGAACGCGGCCTACTACACGGGCCTGGCGCTCGCGAACCTGCTCAAGGCCTTTGAACCGGACGGCTTTGTCATCGGCGGTGGGATGGCGCAGGCAGGGGCGTTTTACCTCGACAAGGTGCAAGCCGCTGCCGACCGCTTTACCGAGGGGTTCCCGAGCGTCAAGCTCTTCCCCGCAGCCCTCGGGACCGACGCCGGGGTGATCGGCGCGGCGAGCGTCGCGGCGCAGCAGCTGTCGCAGAGCACGCCCCTCGCCCCCCTCTAGGTTCTGTTGACACTTTAACGAGCGTAGATGCTAGAAATAGGTATGAGCACGGTAGAACTCAGGCAAGACCAGTGGCGAAAAATCCTCAAGTTTCTACGCGAGCACCCTCGGGTACATGTGGGCAAAGCGCGTAAGTGCAAACGCTTTATCGAGGCTGTGATGTGGATGGACCGCAGCGGCGCACAGTGGCGCTTGTTGCCAGAGAAGTATGGCAGTTGGAACAGCGTCTACAAACGCTTTGACCGCTGGAGCGAGCGGGGAGTCTGGCATGAGATGTTCGAGCATTTTGCCGCCGACCCCGATATGGAAAGCGTAATGATTGACAGCTCAGTGATTCGCGCACATGCTTGTGCTGCGGGCGCACCCAAAGTAAAAGGGGGCAAGAAGCGCAAGCCCTCGGTTACAGCAGAGGTGGGTTCAGCAGCAAGATTCACGTAACCGTCGATGCTTTGGGCAATCCTTTGCGTCTCTTGCTCACGGCAGGTCAAGCGCACGAGGCACCTCACGCTGAGGCCTTGCTGACGGGGTACGAAGCCGACTTCGTTCTTGGCGACAGAGGCTACGACGCCGAACACATCCGCACCACTATCGCCGAGAACGGAGCACAAGCGGTTATTCCACCCAGGTCAAATCGCAAAGACCCCAGCGCGTATGACCCGGAGCTTTACAAAGAACGCCACCTCATCGAATGTTTCATTGGCAAGCTGAAACACTACAGACGTTGCTTCTCGCGCTTCGACAAGCTCGCTCGCAATTACCTCAGTTTCCTCCATTTTGCCTCTACCCTCATCTGGCTACGGTGAAACGTCAACAGAACCTAGCGCCTTAGCGGGTGGTCGCTAAGGGCGCGCGCAAAAGCTGTTCGAGCCCCGCTAGAGGCAGCGGTTTGGAGAGCAGGTGCCCCTGAGCGTAGTCGCACCCGAGCTCCTGGAGGGCGCGGAGCTGTTCGGGGGTCTCGATCCCCTCGGCGACGACCTCGAGCTCGAGGGTTTTGGCCATCGCCACGACGGTGCGCACCAGCTCGGCGCTCTCCGCGCTCTCGGTCATCCGCTCGACAAACGAGCGGTCGATCTTAAGGGTGCTGACCGGTAGGTGCTGCAAGTACGACAGCGACGAGTAGCCCGTACCGAAGTCGTCGAGGTGCAACCCGACGCCGAGGTCACGGAGCTGCGAGAGCACCTGCGCGACTGTCTCCGTCTGGTCCATGAGCGTGCGCTCGGTGATCTCGAGCTTGAGGTCGCTCGCGGCGAAGCCGGGTTGCGCGAACGAGTGGCTCGAGAGGTTGACGCTGAGGGTTATGGGCGGCGCCATCGGGTAGCGCGCCCGCAGCTGGCTGATCTGGGCACACGCGCGCCGCAGCACGAAGCGGTCGAGTTCGGGGATGAGCCCGGCCTCCTCGGCGAGCGGCACGAACACCGCCGGCGACACGGGGCCGCGGAGCGGGTGAGGCCACCGCACGAGCGCCTCGACCCCCACGGTGACGCCCCGCTGCACGGCGATGATGGGTTGGTAGACGACCTCGAGCGCCCCGTAGGCGAGGGTTGCGCGCAGGTCGTGCTCGAGCGCGAGGCGTTCGAGCACCCTGTCGCGCATGGTGGGGGAGAAGAGCCGATACCCCGCGCGCCCCTGCGTCTTTGCCTGATACATGGCGATGTCGGCGTCGCGCAGCACCTCCTCGGGGTGGTCGTAGCCGGTCGCGCTGACGGTCACGCCGATGCTGGCGCTGATCTTGAGGGTGTGTCCGCGCACCGTGAGCGGCGTTTGAAACGCGCGCAGCACCCTTTCGGCGGCCCTGAGCGCTTCGCCCGCGTCGGCGAGGTCGGTGAGGAGGAGGGTGAACTCGTCGCCGCCTAGGCGCGCGACCGTGTCCGAGGGCCGGACGCAGCGGCGCAAGCGCTCGGCGATGGCGCCGAGCAGCGCGTCGCCGACGCCGTGGCCGAACGCGTCGTTGACCGCCTTGAAGCGGTCGAAGTCGAGAGAGAGCACCGCGAAGCCGTTGTCGGGGCGCCGTTTTTCGCGCTCGATCGCCCCGGCGAGCCGGTCGTGAAAGAGCACGCGGTTGGGCAGCCCGGTGAGCGCGTCGTAGAGGGTGCTGCGCTCGAGCGCCGCTTGCGCCGCGACGCGCTCGCTGATGTCGCGCGAGCTGCTGATCAGCTGCACGGTGCGACCCGTCTCGTCGCGCACCGCGCGCACCCGCGTCTCCAACCAGACGTCGCGACCATCCTTGTGCCGCGCGCGGTAGGTGAGCGTGTCGCGTGTGCCCGCGAGCACCTCCCGCAGCGCACCCTGCCGCAGCCTCACGGCGTCGTCCGGGTGCAGCCACGACAAGGGATCGGTGTGTAGCAGCGTCTCAGGGGCGTAGCCGAGGAGCGCCGCGCACGAGGGGCTGACGTAGGCCAAGGGGTCGTTCGGTTCGTGCAGGCACACGACGTCGCCCACGTTCTCGGTGAGCAGCCGAAAGCGCGCCTCGCTCTCCCGAGCGTCGCGTAGCGCCCTCTGCAACCGGTCGATGACCCCCTGGGCAAGGGTGTTAAACGCCCCTGCGATCTCCCCGATGACGTCGTGGCTCGTTACCGGCAGCGGCGCGATCAGGTCGCCGTCGGTCAGCTCCGGCGACCGCAGCACCTCCTCGTGAAGCGCCCGCATCCGCCGCACCACGCACCCGAGTTCGCGCGCGATGACCCGCCCGAAGAGCCGGCAGTTGGCCCAACCGACCAAGAGTCCAGCGGCGAGGCAGAGGGCGAAAAAGGACGGCTCCAGGGCGCGTTCTGTGTCGAGGAGCAGCGCCGCGAAGGGGGGGAAGGCGAGGCCGACGAGGGCGCCGAAACCGAGCGTAGAGGCGTAGAGAAGGCGGAGCACACTTCGCTGGCGCAGGCGGGTCATGACGGGAAGTGTACACGGGGGTGTCTGACGGCGCTCTTACACAGCCCTCCACGTTCGCAAAGGGGTCTAGGTCGCCGCGCTCGGCGCCTCTTTACCCCCGCTGCGGCCCTTTTCAACAAAGTTCTTGATGGACAAAAGCGCTTTTACGAGCCCCTCTTGGATCTGTTCACGGTTAGGGCCCGCTTGGTCAGTTTCACCTGGCGCGCCCCCCTCGCCCGCCGGTGGGCCGCCCGAAAACGACAGGTGCACGGTCATCTGCGCGCCCTCGCCCTGCGCCTCGACCGCCAACCAGCCCGAATAGTGCCCCTCGTCGGCGCCCCACTCGAGGCGGTGACGGGCCGCGTCGCGGCGAAAGTAGCCGTCGGCGTCGTAGGGGTGCCCCCGCGCCTCGCCCTGCACGCGCACTCGTTCGCTCCCCTGCGGCTGCGCGCTCTTGGTCGTCGGCAGGTATTTGGGGAGGTTTTCGACCTTACCGATAAAGGCGAAGACCTCGTCCGGCGACGCCTGGATGGTGGTGCTGTGCTCGAACTCGCTCACGCTGCCTCCCTAAGTGATGCTGAAGCGTACGGTACGCCGAACGCGCGGGGGCTGCTTGGCGTTTACCTACGCGTTTACCTACAAAGGGTAGGGGGCAGGCTCCGGTGGGGTGCTGCCGGCTGCGGGCCAGGGCTACCGGGTTGGGTGGGGTTGGTCGTCCGTGTGGCTCGCTCCAAGTGCCTGGGCGCGGCAAACGTCCGCGCTGTTCGTGCAGGCGCGCCCGACGCTCTCATCACCGGAGGGCCGCGTTTGAAGCGCTAGGGTCGCCACGGCCCGCCGTGGGTGCTCCCCGCCTTATAGGGGCGGCGGGCGCCACCCCCCGAGGGCGCGTTGCAGCTCATACGCCACGGCCAAGGCCACGTCGTCGCGCCAAGGCCGCGCGACCACCTGCACGCCGATGGGCAGCCCCTCCGGTGACGTCCCGGCGCGCACCACGGCGCAGGGGTAGCCCGTCAGGCTGTAGGGCAGGGTGTAGGGGATGCCGCCCTCCGGCTCGCCGTGCGGGGCGGCGGGCCTTTCGGCGGCGGGGGTGAGGATGACGTCGAAGCGCGCCATAAAGCCGATCAGCGCGCGGCGCAGGCGGTCCCACGCGAAGAGGTGGCGCTCGACCGCCTCGCTGGAGAGCGTCGCCTCGCCGTCGGGTTCCCACCGCTCCCACGATTCGGATTCGGGCCGCCGCCAGTAGTCGCGGGTGATGGCGTAGGCTTCTTCGACGCGGGGCGGGATACGCTCCTCGACGTCGAGGCCCGCCCCTGCGAGCGCTTCCGCCGCCCGGCGGACGGCTGCAGCGGTCTCAGGGGTCGGCGACGCGCCCTCGTGTTCGGTGTAAACGGCGACGCGCAGCTCCGGTAGGGTGACCTCGAGCGGGTCTCCAAGCGGCACCGGCAGGGCGCTCGCGTCGCGCCAATCGGGGCCGCTCAAGATGGGCAGCGCGAGCGCCAAATCTTCCACAAAGCGGGCCATCGGGCCGACCGCGGTGCGTGGGTCGTTCATCGCGCTGATTCTGGGCAGGTGCCCGGTCAGCGGCACGCGCCCGGTGGTCGGTTTAAGGCCGGCGATCCCGCAGTTGTGCGCGGGTTGGCGGATGCTCCCGCCCGAATCGCTGCCCAACCCGAGGGGCGACCCGCCCGCTGCAATCAGGGCGGCTTCCCCGCTGCTGCTGCCCGCCGGGGAGTAGCCGAGCTTGTAGGGGTTATGGGTCCGCCCGTAGACCGGGTTTTGGGCCATCACGTTCGTCTTGCCGAGCAGCACCGCGCCCGCCGCGCGCAGGCGGGCGACGGCCGTGGCGTCCTCTTTAGGCACGTGTCGGCGGTAGCGCTCGTCGCCCGCCGTGCAGACCACCCCGGCGGTCTCGAGCCAGTCCTTGACGGTAAACGGCACCCCGTGAAGCGGCCCCAGTACGGTTCCGCGCGCGAGCCTCTGGTCCGCTCGGCGCGCTTCCTCGAGCGCCGCATCGGCGAGGAGCTGCACGACGGCGTTAAGAGAGGGGTTGACGGCCGCAATACGTTCTAGGTGGGCGCGCACGACGGTCTCGGAGGTGACCTGCCCGGTGCGGATGATTTCGGCCAGCTTCGTCGCGGAGGCTGTCGTGAGGTCGGTTGGGTTCATCAGTTCTCCTAGAAGTGCGGGCGGCGCCCTACCCCTGGAGGAGGTCCGGTTGCCCCCGTTGTCCGTTTCGGCGCGCGCTCAGCTCAGTCTGCCGCGTTATGATAAGCGAGGACGCGAAAGGAGATCGCATGACCACACCGCCCGAGCCAGAAGGGCCAAACGCACAGGGACCAAGCGTGCCGGGGCCGAACCACGACGCGAGCGCGCCGGAAACCGAAGGGGCGACCGGCGCCCAACGGCAGAAGCGCACCTGGGTCGAGGAGGTCGAGGTCGCCGGCAACCAACTCGTCGACCGCATCAAGGAGCTCGTCCAAGACAGCACCACGAAGCGCGTCATCCTCCGCACCCAAGACGGGTTCGAGCTCATCAGCGTGCCGCTCACCGTCGGGGTCGTCGCGGGGGGGATCTTGACGCTCGCGGCGCCGCTCTTGGCCGCGCTGGGGGCGATCGCCGCGCTCGTCTCCAAAGTCAAGCTCGAGGTCATCCGCGAGGAGGAGGGCCCCGGCGACCCGCCCCCCCCGACCCCGCAACCCTAAGCACCAGCCCCAAACCCCACCTCCAAGCACACGGGCCGCCCTACCGCTACACCTTAAGTGGTAGGGCGGCGCCGCGCTTTGGGGGGCGAAGCGTGGCGCCGCGCGCCCTACACTAAGGGGATCAACGCGTCACGCGCTAGCCTAACGCTGACCTGCCGGGAGGAGCGAGCTATGAGAAGCCACCAGGGCACCCGCGTGTTGGTCGTGTACGGGACGACCGAAGGCCACACCCGCGACGTCGCTGCGCGCGTCGCCGACACCCTCCGGGGGGAGGGGGCGTTCGTCAAACTCGCCGCAGCCGCCGAGGCGGGGGAGCTGCTCGCGCGCGGCGGTTGGGACGCGCTCATCCTCGGCGCTTCGGTCCACCAGGGGCAGCACCAGACGAGCGTGGTGGACTTTGCCAAGGCGCACGCCGAGGCGCTCGCAGAGCTGCCGACCGCCTTTTTCTCGGTGTGCCTCTCCGCCGCCGTGCACCACCCCGACAAGCAGCGCGAGGCGCAGGGCTACATCACGGCCTTTGTGGAGGACACCGGCCTCAAGCCGCTCGTCACCGCGAGCTTCGCCGGCGCGCTGCGGCACGCCCGCTACGACTACTTTAAGCGCCTGGTGCTCGAGCTCTTGGACTATCAGCTGGGCGGCGGTACGGTGACCAGCGAGGACGTGGTCTACACCGACTGGGACCGGGTCGAGGCGTTCGCCAAGGGCTTTTTGGCGCAGGCGCTCGCCGCGCCCAGGGCGCCGCTCTCGGCCTAAACGCCGGCCGCTCGGCCGCGCGCCTTTGGAGCGTCGGGCAGCGCGGCTTCGGCTAAAAACTCGAGCACCAGCCGGTTAAAGGCCGCCGCGCGCTCGAGCTGCGGCGCGTGTCCCGTGTTTCTGAACAAGTGGGTCCGCGCGTGCGGGTAGAGCCGCCGCACCCGCTGAAGGTGCCGCACCGGCAGGATGCGGTCGCGCTCGCCCCACACCACCAGCATCGGTACCGGGTGGGCGGCGAGGCGCTGCGCGAGCTCGCGGCGCCA
This window contains:
- a CDS encoding polysaccharide deacetylase family protein, with amino-acid sequence MYPILMYHGVGRTDVSALERFFVPPGLFREQLGALCAAGYHPMTLRDLLHRTHPPERPVVITFDDAFEHLLEDAVPALMQYGFPATIFVPTAFVGKKAAWLPGGGAALAVLGPRDLTGLHACGFEIAAHSRTHAHLDELPQGAARDEIEGSKRDLEALLGAAVETFAYPFGHHRAETQRLVRAAGYRAACAVGRRLATARDDLTALPRLEVTPWTTPEALVASLSRPQPGALTWLTRRRDEAYGSARRSLRALGLR
- a CDS encoding glycosyltransferase family 2 protein, whose protein sequence is MEPLSSTAPAHSPPDTSPLDTSTLRTSVVICTYTAERLEWLERAVASLLQQRQRAFEIIVVVDHAPELLARLEQKPWPGVTVVANRYGRGLSGARNTGSALARGELVGFLDDDAVAEPEWLARLSRWFSDPRVLGAGGYVKPSWREALAQGFPPEFLWALGCSYTGLPERPGPVRNLFGGCMVVRKSVLDTVGGFREGTGRTATELYGCEETELCILAQERIPGGRFIYDPAAVIHHHVPQTRLSATYLWRRCLGEGRSKARMRRATRSALALRSEQRYLLRVLPQAFAGDAARLLKRDRWAAQRLLLRTVGLGGALFGYALDTLEARRRR
- a CDS encoding ROK family protein, with the translated sequence MTSTTLGLDLGGTKIAAAVVSRGEILSRTQLPTPRTGYEAVLGALETAARELLAEHPEVERVGLGSPGPLDIAAGRVIFAPNIPGMEQAPVARDLSARLGLPVVLENDANAAGYAEHLYGAAQALESSIYVTISTGIGGGVFVGERVIRGVHGVAGEVGHMTLLPGGPLCGCGQHGCWEALAAGRAVARDASHAYGFALTTAQVFDRARAGERLALRVVENAAYYTGLALANLLKAFEPDGFVIGGGMAQAGAFYLDKVQAAADRFTEGFPSVKLFPAALGTDAGVIGAASVAAQQLSQSTPLAPL
- a CDS encoding putative bifunctional diguanylate cyclase/phosphodiesterase yields the protein MTRLRQRSVLRLLYASTLGFGALVGLAFPPFAALLLDTERALEPSFFALCLAAGLLVGWANCRLFGRVIARELGCVVRRMRALHEEVLRSPELTDGDLIAPLPVTSHDVIGEIAGAFNTLAQGVIDRLQRALRDARESEARFRLLTENVGDVVCLHEPNDPLAYVSPSCAALLGYAPETLLHTDPLSWLHPDDAVRLRQGALREVLAGTRDTLTYRARHKDGRDVWLETRVRAVRDETGRTVQLISSSRDISERVAAQAALERSTLYDALTGLPNRVLFHDRLAGAIEREKRRPDNGFAVLSLDFDRFKAVNDAFGHGVGDALLGAIAERLRRCVRPSDTVARLGGDEFTLLLTDLADAGEALRAAERVLRAFQTPLTVRGHTLKISASIGVTVSATGYDHPEEVLRDADIAMYQAKTQGRAGYRLFSPTMRDRVLERLALEHDLRATLAYGALEVVYQPIIAVQRGVTVGVEALVRWPHPLRGPVSPAVFVPLAEEAGLIPELDRFVLRRACAQISQLRARYPMAPPITLSVNLSSHSFAQPGFAASDLKLEITERTLMDQTETVAQVLSQLRDLGVGLHLDDFGTGYSSLSYLQHLPVSTLKIDRSFVERMTESAESAELVRTVVAMAKTLELEVVAEGIETPEQLRALQELGCDYAQGHLLSKPLPLAGLEQLLRAPLATTR
- a CDS encoding SRPBCC family protein; its protein translation is MSEFEHSTTIQASPDEVFAFIGKVENLPKYLPTTKSAQPQGSERVRVQGEARGHPYDADGYFRRDAARHRLEWGADEGHYSGWLAVEAQGEGAQMTVHLSFSGGPPAGEGGAPGETDQAGPNREQIQEGLVKALLSIKNFVEKGRSGGKEAPSAAT
- a CDS encoding amidase → MNPTDLTTASATKLAEIIRTGQVTSETVVRAHLERIAAVNPSLNAVVQLLADAALEEARRADQRLARGTVLGPLHGVPFTVKDWLETAGVVCTAGDERYRRHVPKEDATAVARLRAAGAVLLGKTNVMAQNPVYGRTHNPYKLGYSPAGSSSGEAALIAAGGSPLGLGSDSGGSIRQPAHNCGIAGLKPTTGRVPLTGHLPRISAMNDPRTAVGPMARFVEDLALALPILSGPDWRDASALPVPLGDPLEVTLPELRVAVYTEHEGASPTPETAAAVRRAAEALAGAGLDVEERIPPRVEEAYAITRDYWRRPESESWERWEPDGEATLSSEAVERHLFAWDRLRRALIGFMARFDVILTPAAERPAAPHGEPEGGIPYTLPYSLTGYPCAVVRAGTSPEGLPIGVQVVARPWRDDVALAVAYELQRALGGWRPPPL
- a CDS encoding DUF4342 domain-containing protein, giving the protein MTTPPEPEGPNAQGPSVPGPNHDASAPETEGATGAQRQKRTWVEEVEVAGNQLVDRIKELVQDSTTKRVILRTQDGFELISVPLTVGVVAGGILTLAAPLLAALGAIAALVSKVKLEVIREEEGPGDPPPPTPQP
- a CDS encoding flavodoxin domain-containing protein, with protein sequence MRSHQGTRVLVVYGTTEGHTRDVAARVADTLRGEGAFVKLAAAAEAGELLARGGWDALILGASVHQGQHQTSVVDFAKAHAEALAELPTAFFSVCLSAAVHHPDKQREAQGYITAFVEDTGLKPLVTASFAGALRHARYDYFKRLVLELLDYQLGGGTVTSEDVVYTDWDRVEAFAKGFLAQALAAPRAPLSA